Proteins encoded in a region of the Streptomyces sp. NBC_00258 genome:
- a CDS encoding PP2C family protein-serine/threonine phosphatase, with amino-acid sequence MNRFVAAERALRSAAPHQLLDAVREVLCNQYEAQDAELFLADYGLTLLQPVSAVQHALDPLPVHDSPAGRAFGAQEPYAEERGGGSVRLHLPVTVRGDRLGVLSVTLPSAEVAGECRTELAEVAEILGHEVVVADRDTDLYLLARRRDRLTLAAEMQWQLLPARSCARPEFTLGAQLEPAYAVFGDNFDWCVTADRLTLYITNGMGEGIDASLLTSLGINALRNARRAGIPIADQAALADQAVYAHYRGAAHLSVLLLDLELSTGRLRVVDAGSPRMLRLRDRSVTTVDMEAQLPLGMFEETDYVAQEFTVEPGDRLVLVSDGVHAVVAPGGERYGDRALARAVTSTSLVPAPEVPGAVLRELTGHRGGPEPDDDALVVCLDWHGKQPAP; translated from the coding sequence GTGAACAGATTCGTGGCAGCCGAGCGCGCACTGCGCTCCGCGGCACCGCACCAGTTGCTGGACGCGGTCCGCGAGGTGCTGTGCAACCAGTACGAGGCGCAGGATGCCGAACTATTCCTCGCCGACTACGGACTGACCCTGCTGCAGCCCGTGTCCGCGGTGCAGCACGCCCTGGACCCGCTGCCGGTGCACGACAGCCCGGCCGGCCGGGCCTTCGGGGCGCAGGAGCCGTACGCGGAGGAGCGCGGCGGCGGGAGCGTGCGTCTTCATCTGCCGGTCACCGTGCGCGGCGACCGGCTCGGGGTGCTGTCCGTCACCCTGCCATCGGCCGAGGTGGCCGGGGAGTGCCGGACCGAACTGGCCGAGGTGGCCGAGATCCTGGGCCACGAGGTGGTCGTCGCCGATCGCGACACCGACCTGTATCTGCTGGCGCGGCGCAGGGACCGGCTCACCCTGGCGGCGGAGATGCAGTGGCAGTTGCTGCCCGCACGCTCCTGCGCCCGGCCCGAGTTCACGCTCGGCGCCCAACTGGAGCCCGCCTACGCCGTGTTCGGCGACAACTTCGACTGGTGCGTCACCGCCGACCGGCTGACGCTGTACATCACCAACGGCATGGGCGAGGGCATCGACGCCTCGCTGCTGACCAGTCTCGGCATCAACGCACTGCGCAACGCCCGGCGTGCGGGCATCCCCATCGCGGACCAGGCGGCTCTCGCCGACCAGGCGGTGTACGCCCACTACCGCGGAGCCGCGCATCTTTCGGTGCTGCTGCTGGACCTCGAACTGTCCACCGGCCGCCTGCGGGTCGTCGACGCCGGCTCACCCCGGATGCTGCGTCTGCGCGACAGGTCCGTCACGACCGTGGACATGGAGGCACAGCTCCCGCTGGGCATGTTCGAGGAAACCGACTATGTGGCGCAGGAGTTCACCGTCGAGCCGGGCGACCGGCTCGTCCTCGTCAGCGACGGGGTCCACGCGGTCGTGGCACCGGGCGGGGAGCGGTACGGCGACAGGGCTCTGGCCCGGGCCGTCACGTCCACGAGTCTGGTGCCGGCCCCGGAGGTACCGGGGGCGGTCCTGCGGGAACTGACGGGGCATCGCGGCGGACCCGAGCCGGACGACGACGCGTTGGTGGTCTGTCTCGACTGGCACGGGAAGCAGCCCGCCCCTTAG
- a CDS encoding STAS domain-containing protein: MTHAHTGPPWGSVPVLRLGDVLLVTLQGDLHDSTAEQLQQDISETIASSSTTGVVIDLSGVEMVDSFLGRVLAEIAAKAGLLAAQTVVAGMRPAVAITLVELGLTLPGLRTALTTEDALGLLAGDASPYRPRGTRQESP; encoded by the coding sequence GTGACCCACGCGCACACGGGGCCTCCGTGGGGGTCCGTCCCGGTGCTGCGGCTCGGCGACGTCCTTCTCGTGACCCTCCAGGGCGATCTGCACGACAGTACGGCGGAACAGCTCCAGCAGGACATCAGCGAGACCATCGCGAGCAGTTCGACCACCGGTGTGGTCATCGACCTCTCCGGTGTCGAGATGGTCGACTCGTTCCTGGGGCGTGTGCTGGCCGAGATCGCGGCCAAGGCCGGGCTCCTCGCCGCGCAGACCGTGGTGGCCGGCATGCGGCCCGCGGTCGCGATCACGTTGGTGGAACTGGGTCTGACGCTGCCGGGTCTGCGTACCGCTCTCACCACGGAGGACGCCCTGGGCCTCCTGGCCGGGGATGCCTCGCCGTACCGTCCCCGCGGCACACGGCAGGAGAGTCCGTGA
- a CDS encoding HAMP domain-containing protein: MTSQTTDPVGRTPGEPELRRLLAGLTAVRDGDFGTRLPDDGGGLLGDIATVFNGMVDQLSVFTSEVTRVAREVGTEGTLGGQAEVPGVSGTWADLTDSVNAMAGNLTTQVRDIAQVATAVAKGDLSQKIDVPARGEILELKNTINTMVDQLSAFADEVTRVAREVGTEGRLGGQADVKGVKGTWRDLTDSVNFMASNLTAQVRNVAQVATAVARGDLSQKITVDARGEILALKETINTMVDQLSAFADEVTRVAREVGTAGNLGGQATVRGVSGTWKDLTDNVNVMASNLTGQVRSIAQVATAVARGDLSQKITVEAKGEVAALADVINTMVDTLSAFADEVTRVAREVGTEGRLGGQAQVPNVAGTWKDLTENVNSMANNLTGQVRNIALVTTAVAKGDLSKKIDVDARGEILELKTTINTMVDQLSAFAAEVTRVAREVGSEGRLGGQAEVEGVSGTWKRLTENVNELAGNLTRQVRAIAEVTSAVAEGDLTRSITVEASGEVAELKDNINSMVESLRETTRANQEQDWLKTNLARISGLMQGHRDLSVVAELIMDELAPLASAQYGAFYLAEEAGRGHELRLVGSYGWPDDDGRPVRIPFGRSLVGQAARSRRPISVDELPPGYVTISSGLGRTVPTALVVLPITVEDQVLGVIELASVTRFTQIHQDFLGQLMETIGVNVNTIVANARTDELLDESQRLTTELQARSEELQVQQDELQRSNEELEEKASLLVAQNRDIEAKNLQIEQARQELETRAQQLSLASKYKSEFLANMSHELRTPLNSLLILAQLLAQNPSRNLTPKQVEYAGIIHSAGSDLLQLINDILDLSKVEAGKMELAPERVPLRQLLEYVEATFRPMTTQKSLNFTVRTAPGAPGDLLTDDSRLRQVLRNLLSNAVKFTEHGGVELRIEPAADNEVPDGVLRGGTIVAFRVRDTGVGIPEQHLETIFGAFQQADGTTSRKYGGTGLGLSITREIAHLLGGAVTVASTPGQGSTFTLFLPVARTDFEDLLNGDRSPEKALAAAPAEESATHASPSGPAAPPRSRRRRLLVVEERQRGLLTLVAESTVADVAHGPDTGDPRGTVDVITAVGAHEAASALASGPCHCVVLELGMPDGEATRFLDAMHGDSGLANVPVLVHSGHRADLAQEQALQARSGTRALEFLSSLDELRERIALHLSAEELGDVPSLARAEEPQPETPHPVEDAFLGRTVLVVDDDARNLFALSGILELQGFHVLHADNGRKGIETLVHHPDISLVLMDVMMPEMDGYTATAEIRKMPQYAGLPIIAVTAKAMPGDREKSLASGASDYVTKPVDTNDLIACVRRWLPA, encoded by the coding sequence ATGACCAGCCAGACGACCGACCCTGTCGGCCGCACACCGGGCGAGCCGGAGCTGCGCCGGCTGCTGGCGGGGCTGACCGCGGTACGGGACGGGGACTTCGGCACACGTCTGCCGGACGACGGCGGGGGCCTCCTGGGCGACATCGCCACCGTCTTCAACGGCATGGTCGACCAGTTGTCCGTGTTCACCTCCGAAGTCACCCGTGTAGCACGCGAGGTGGGCACCGAGGGGACGCTCGGCGGACAGGCGGAAGTGCCGGGCGTCTCCGGGACCTGGGCCGATCTCACCGACTCGGTCAACGCGATGGCGGGCAACCTCACCACCCAGGTCCGCGACATCGCCCAGGTGGCGACGGCGGTCGCCAAGGGTGACCTCTCCCAGAAGATCGACGTGCCGGCCCGCGGCGAGATCCTGGAGCTCAAGAACACCATCAACACGATGGTCGACCAGCTCTCCGCCTTCGCCGACGAGGTCACCCGCGTCGCGCGCGAAGTCGGCACCGAGGGACGGCTCGGCGGCCAGGCGGACGTCAAGGGAGTCAAGGGCACCTGGCGCGACCTGACCGACTCCGTGAACTTCATGGCGAGCAACCTCACCGCCCAGGTCCGCAACGTGGCCCAGGTGGCGACCGCGGTGGCCAGGGGCGATCTCTCGCAGAAGATCACCGTCGACGCCCGGGGCGAGATCCTCGCGCTCAAGGAGACCATCAACACGATGGTCGACCAGTTGTCCGCGTTCGCCGACGAAGTGACGCGCGTGGCCCGCGAGGTCGGCACGGCCGGCAACCTCGGCGGGCAGGCCACTGTCCGCGGTGTCTCGGGCACCTGGAAGGACCTCACCGACAACGTCAACGTGATGGCGTCCAACCTGACGGGCCAGGTCCGCTCGATCGCCCAGGTCGCCACCGCCGTGGCCCGCGGCGACCTGTCCCAGAAGATCACGGTCGAGGCCAAGGGCGAGGTCGCGGCCCTGGCGGACGTCATCAACACGATGGTCGACACGCTGTCCGCCTTCGCGGACGAGGTCACGCGGGTGGCCCGCGAGGTCGGCACCGAGGGCCGCCTGGGCGGCCAGGCCCAGGTGCCGAACGTGGCGGGCACGTGGAAGGACCTCACCGAGAACGTCAACTCGATGGCGAACAACCTGACCGGCCAGGTCCGCAACATCGCGCTGGTGACGACGGCGGTGGCCAAGGGCGACCTGTCCAAGAAGATCGACGTGGACGCCCGGGGCGAGATCCTGGAACTCAAGACGACGATCAACACGATGGTCGACCAGCTCTCCGCGTTCGCGGCCGAAGTCACCCGCGTGGCCCGCGAGGTCGGGAGCGAGGGACGGCTCGGCGGACAGGCCGAGGTGGAGGGTGTCTCCGGCACCTGGAAGCGGCTGACGGAGAACGTCAACGAGCTCGCAGGCAACCTGACGCGGCAGGTACGCGCGATCGCCGAGGTCACCAGCGCCGTCGCCGAGGGCGACCTGACCCGCTCGATCACCGTCGAGGCCTCCGGCGAGGTCGCCGAGCTCAAGGACAACATCAACTCCATGGTCGAGTCCCTGCGCGAGACGACCCGGGCCAACCAGGAGCAGGACTGGCTCAAGACCAACCTCGCGCGGATCTCCGGCCTGATGCAGGGCCACCGGGACCTGTCCGTGGTGGCCGAGCTGATCATGGACGAACTCGCGCCCCTGGCGTCGGCCCAGTACGGCGCGTTCTACCTCGCGGAGGAGGCCGGACGCGGCCATGAGCTGCGGCTTGTCGGCTCCTACGGATGGCCCGACGACGACGGGCGGCCTGTCCGGATCCCCTTCGGCCGCTCGCTGGTCGGTCAGGCCGCGCGCAGCCGCCGCCCCATCTCGGTGGACGAGCTGCCGCCGGGATACGTGACCATCTCCTCGGGGCTCGGCCGGACGGTGCCGACCGCCCTGGTGGTGCTGCCCATCACGGTCGAGGACCAGGTGCTCGGAGTCATCGAGCTGGCCTCGGTCACCCGCTTCACCCAGATCCACCAGGACTTCCTGGGCCAGCTGATGGAGACCATCGGCGTCAACGTCAACACCATCGTGGCCAACGCGCGGACCGACGAGCTGCTGGACGAGTCCCAGCGTCTGACCACCGAACTGCAGGCCCGTTCGGAGGAGTTGCAGGTCCAGCAGGACGAACTGCAGCGCTCCAACGAGGAGCTGGAGGAGAAGGCCTCGCTGCTGGTCGCGCAGAACCGCGACATCGAGGCGAAGAACCTGCAGATCGAACAGGCCCGACAGGAACTGGAGACCCGCGCCCAGCAGTTGTCGCTGGCCTCCAAGTACAAGTCGGAGTTCCTGGCGAACATGAGCCACGAGCTGCGGACCCCGCTGAACAGCCTGCTCATCCTCGCCCAGCTCCTTGCGCAGAACCCCTCACGCAACCTCACTCCGAAGCAGGTCGAGTACGCGGGCATCATCCACTCCGCGGGATCCGACCTGCTGCAGTTGATCAACGACATCCTCGACCTGTCGAAGGTCGAGGCCGGGAAGATGGAACTCGCTCCCGAGCGCGTCCCGCTGCGGCAGCTTCTCGAGTACGTCGAGGCGACCTTCCGGCCGATGACGACGCAGAAGAGCCTGAACTTCACCGTGCGCACCGCGCCCGGCGCACCCGGCGACCTCCTCACCGACGACTCCCGGTTGCGTCAGGTGCTGCGCAACCTGCTGTCGAACGCGGTCAAGTTCACCGAGCACGGCGGCGTCGAGCTGCGTATCGAACCGGCGGCCGACAACGAAGTGCCCGACGGTGTGCTCCGGGGCGGCACGATCGTGGCGTTCCGCGTGCGGGACACGGGGGTCGGGATCCCGGAACAGCATCTGGAGACGATCTTCGGGGCCTTCCAGCAGGCTGACGGGACGACGAGCCGCAAGTACGGCGGCACCGGCCTCGGTCTGTCCATCACGCGGGAGATCGCGCACCTGCTCGGCGGGGCCGTCACCGTCGCCAGCACGCCCGGACAGGGCAGTACGTTCACGCTGTTCCTGCCCGTGGCACGCACCGACTTCGAGGACCTCCTCAATGGCGACCGGTCGCCGGAGAAGGCCCTGGCCGCGGCTCCCGCGGAGGAGTCGGCGACGCACGCGTCGCCCTCGGGTCCGGCCGCCCCGCCCCGGAGCCGCAGGCGTCGTCTGCTGGTCGTCGAGGAACGGCAGCGCGGCCTGTTGACCCTGGTCGCCGAGAGCACGGTCGCGGACGTCGCCCATGGCCCGGACACCGGTGATCCACGCGGCACGGTCGACGTCATCACCGCCGTCGGAGCACACGAGGCGGCCAGCGCGCTGGCCTCGGGACCGTGCCACTGCGTCGTTCTGGAACTCGGTATGCCGGACGGCGAGGCGACCCGGTTCCTGGACGCGATGCACGGCGACTCAGGGCTCGCGAACGTTCCGGTCCTCGTCCACAGCGGTCACCGCGCGGATCTGGCCCAGGAACAGGCGCTGCAGGCCCGTTCGGGCACACGTGCCCTGGAGTTCCTGTCGAGCCTCGACGAACTGCGCGAGCGCATCGCCCTGCACCTCTCCGCCGAGGAGTTGGGAGATGTGCCCTCCCTTGCCCGCGCCGAGGAACCGCAGCCCGAGACACCGCACCCCGTCGAGGACGCCTTCCTCGGCCGTACGGTCCTGGTGGTCGACGACGACGCCCGCAATCTCTTCGCGCTCAGCGGGATCCTGGAGCTCCAGGGGTTCCACGTCCTGCACGCGGACAACGGCCGCAAAGGCATCGAGACGCTGGTCCACCACCCCGACATCTCGCTCGTCCTGATGGACGTGATGATGCCGGAGATGGACGGCTACACGGCCACGGCGGAGATCCGGAAGATGCCTCAGTACGCGGGTCTTCCCATCATCGCCGTCACCGCGAAGGCGATGCCGGGCGACCGCGAGAAGAGCCTCGCCTCCGGGGCGAGCGACTACGTCACCAAACCGGTCGACACCAACGACCTCATCGCCTGCGTCCGCCGGTGGCTGCCCGCGTGA
- a CDS encoding MarR family winged helix-turn-helix transcriptional regulator, whose translation MTSEAAELLEVLWGRASTAPVSASQLRVLFILEHHEGINLRTLADALASTPPSTSRLCDRLQAVGFVERRPGATSRRELRLYLSRRGSAFLVDLRTRRERALQSVLEHMPAAQRTALMEGLVAFCAAAAQEIHEDDVADAKTA comes from the coding sequence GTGACCTCAGAGGCTGCGGAACTGCTGGAAGTCCTGTGGGGGCGTGCCTCGACGGCTCCGGTATCGGCGTCCCAGCTGCGTGTGCTGTTCATCCTGGAACACCACGAGGGCATCAACCTGCGCACGCTCGCCGACGCCCTGGCCTCCACGCCTCCCTCGACCAGCCGGCTCTGCGACCGCCTCCAGGCCGTGGGATTCGTCGAACGCAGGCCCGGTGCCACGAGCCGCCGTGAACTGCGGCTGTACCTCAGCCGCCGAGGGAGCGCCTTCCTGGTCGATCTGCGCACCCGCCGAGAGCGGGCCCTGCAGTCCGTGCTGGAGCACATGCCGGCCGCGCAACGGACCGCACTGATGGAGGGCCTGGTCGCTTTCTGTGCCGCCGCGGCGCAGGAGATCCACGAGGACGACGTCGCCGACGCCAAAACGGCCTGA
- a CDS encoding SpoIIE family protein phosphatase — MEESADETAEDSAEDSAALLATYPVGRLAATVERLRREVRAAQAEADGRALIELAKGILVERLGCGPAQAARQLAELTAQAGVSTLELAVEVINQAARDRLSEVADAFLTAAKSTDAPTDDSSSRGHSPAVRMREAESGALSAPDTQAVADSLLQHALTPLGAVAVAIWTVRSDGSLTLAGSAGFSPAEAGRWHHVPPGVVTVARTSLSERAGQWIGSLAETGLPSIGQHQFPDGGRAAVPAGTGGRIHGALEIVWPSRLEPQPPQVVRQVEALAELCARTLETYAFVHGDEALREPRAVPDATELVDLADGLHDPALVLVPYLDGGQLVDFHIHHVNSRFLDPAGRPRGLVNGAMLLEAYPMAAGESELFQRIERVYATGEPFRAQRMNLTALVDQVPLSAVADISISRHAHSVLLIWRIEDETARLASILQHAQRLGRIGGFEENLLTGDITWNGQLFTLYGRPPTSDPVPLEELPVHAHPDDAVVIGRFLRTLLHHRRPASASFRLRRPDEVTRHIRVVAEPVLDADGRLFVVRGAYQDISAQHWTEVALAATRVQLAHTEQQATERSRLTLQLQHAIMPPTQDPLRAPGIDVAVRYRPAETEHLVGGDWYDAVVLPSGLVLLCVGDVAGHGMEAATSMVVLRNALRGLAVTGAGPGQLLTWLNSVAHHLTGTVTATAVCGLYDTERRTLRWARAGHLPPVLVRDTGAVSLPLVKGLLLGAAPQVTYEEDEIQLAVDDTLLMYTDGLIERRDRSMEESMTQLLTTVRAAPSTLDQQLDRLLTYSRSDTDDDTCIIGIRVS, encoded by the coding sequence GTGGAGGAGTCCGCGGACGAGACGGCTGAAGACTCCGCCGAGGATTCGGCCGCTCTCCTCGCGACCTACCCGGTGGGCAGGCTCGCCGCCACGGTGGAACGCCTGCGCCGCGAGGTGCGAGCCGCCCAGGCCGAGGCCGACGGACGTGCCCTGATCGAACTCGCCAAGGGCATCCTGGTGGAGCGACTGGGGTGCGGGCCCGCGCAGGCCGCCCGCCAGCTCGCCGAACTCACCGCGCAGGCCGGGGTGAGCACACTCGAACTCGCCGTCGAGGTCATCAACCAGGCGGCCCGCGACCGGCTTTCGGAGGTGGCCGACGCCTTCCTGACCGCCGCGAAGTCCACCGACGCTCCCACGGATGATTCGTCGTCGAGGGGACACTCCCCCGCCGTACGGATGCGGGAGGCCGAGAGCGGCGCGCTGTCCGCCCCGGACACCCAGGCCGTCGCCGACTCCCTGCTGCAGCACGCGCTGACCCCGCTCGGCGCGGTGGCCGTGGCCATCTGGACCGTGCGCTCCGACGGTTCCCTGACGCTGGCCGGCAGTGCCGGGTTCTCCCCGGCGGAAGCCGGGCGCTGGCACCATGTGCCCCCTGGAGTGGTGACGGTGGCGCGCACCAGCCTCTCCGAGCGCGCCGGGCAATGGATCGGATCACTGGCCGAGACCGGACTTCCCTCCATCGGTCAGCACCAGTTCCCCGATGGTGGAAGGGCCGCCGTTCCCGCCGGCACCGGAGGCCGCATCCACGGAGCGCTCGAGATCGTCTGGCCCTCCCGTCTGGAACCGCAACCGCCCCAGGTGGTCCGGCAGGTCGAGGCCCTGGCGGAACTGTGCGCCCGCACGCTGGAGACGTACGCCTTCGTACACGGCGACGAAGCCCTCCGCGAACCGCGTGCCGTCCCCGACGCCACCGAACTGGTGGACCTGGCCGACGGGCTGCACGACCCCGCCCTGGTCCTCGTCCCCTACCTCGACGGCGGGCAGCTCGTCGACTTCCACATCCATCACGTCAACAGCCGTTTCCTCGATCCCGCCGGCCGGCCGCGCGGGCTCGTCAACGGCGCGATGCTGCTGGAGGCCTACCCGATGGCCGCCGGGGAGAGCGAGCTCTTCCAGCGGATCGAGCGTGTCTACGCCACGGGTGAGCCGTTCCGCGCGCAGCGCATGAACCTCACGGCTCTCGTCGACCAGGTGCCGCTGTCGGCCGTGGCGGACATCAGCATCAGCCGGCATGCCCACAGCGTGCTGCTCATCTGGCGCATCGAGGACGAGACGGCACGGCTCGCGAGCATCCTCCAGCACGCACAGCGCCTGGGCCGCATCGGCGGCTTCGAGGAGAATCTGCTCACGGGCGACATCACCTGGAACGGCCAGCTCTTCACCCTGTACGGCAGGCCTCCGACGAGCGACCCCGTGCCGCTGGAGGAACTGCCCGTCCACGCGCACCCGGACGACGCCGTCGTCATCGGGCGCTTCCTGCGCACCCTGCTCCATCACCGGCGACCGGCGTCCGCGTCGTTCCGGCTGCGGCGTCCCGACGAGGTGACGCGCCACATCCGTGTGGTGGCCGAGCCGGTGCTCGACGCCGACGGCCGGCTGTTCGTCGTACGCGGGGCCTACCAGGACATCTCGGCCCAGCACTGGACGGAGGTCGCACTCGCCGCCACCCGTGTCCAGCTCGCCCACACCGAGCAGCAGGCGACCGAACGCAGCCGCCTCACGCTGCAGCTTCAGCACGCCATCATGCCCCCGACCCAGGATCCCTTGCGGGCCCCCGGTATCGACGTGGCGGTCCGCTACCGGCCGGCCGAGACGGAGCATCTGGTGGGCGGCGACTGGTACGACGCGGTCGTCCTGCCGTCCGGTCTCGTGCTCCTGTGCGTGGGTGACGTTGCCGGTCACGGCATGGAGGCTGCGACCAGCATGGTCGTCCTGCGGAACGCTCTGCGGGGGCTGGCCGTGACGGGCGCGGGCCCGGGCCAGCTGCTGACCTGGCTCAACAGCGTGGCGCACCATCTGACGGGCACGGTCACCGCCACCGCGGTGTGCGGCCTCTACGACACGGAGCGCCGTACGTTGCGGTGGGCCAGGGCCGGTCATCTGCCGCCCGTGCTGGTACGCGACACGGGGGCGGTGTCCCTGCCCCTGGTCAAGGGATTGCTGCTGGGCGCGGCGCCCCAGGTGACGTACGAGGAGGACGAGATCCAACTGGCCGTCGACGACACCCTGTTGATGTACACGGACGGCCTGATCGAGCGCCGGGACCGGTCGATGGAGGAGTCCATGACCCAGCTGCTGACCACGGTCCGTGCGGCCCCGTCCACGCTCGACCAACAGTTGGACCGGCTGCTCACCTACAGCAGGTCGGACACCGACGACGACACCTGCATCATCGGCATCCGCGTGTCGTAG
- a CDS encoding anti-sigma regulatory factor produces MQTAGCVDARLPIHSDMDLVWVRQHVRQTAAQLGFGLVEQTKLVTAASELARNTLVHGGGGEVEATVLKNGHAPGLRLAFIDEGPGIADLERALSDGYTSGDGLGMGLGGARRLVHEFAIDSSPGNGTTVTVTSWTVRPPRYREET; encoded by the coding sequence ATGCAGACAGCCGGCTGTGTCGACGCCCGCCTGCCGATCCACTCGGACATGGATCTGGTGTGGGTACGGCAGCATGTGCGCCAGACGGCCGCTCAGCTGGGCTTCGGTCTGGTGGAGCAGACCAAGCTCGTCACCGCGGCGAGCGAGCTGGCCCGCAACACGCTGGTGCACGGCGGAGGCGGCGAGGTCGAGGCCACGGTCCTGAAGAACGGTCACGCACCGGGGCTGCGGCTGGCGTTCATCGACGAGGGACCGGGCATCGCGGACCTGGAGCGGGCTCTGAGCGACGGCTACACCTCGGGGGACGGCCTCGGAATGGGCCTGGGCGGCGCCCGGCGGCTGGTCCACGAGTTCGCGATCGACAGCAGCCCCGGGAACGGCACCACGGTCACGGTGACCTCCTGGACCGTCCGTCCGCCGCGCTACCGGGAGGAGACCTGA
- a CDS encoding STAS domain-containing protein → MPEHETAGQHGSPAREVGDFLRRRREQIAQRWADTPLFRTVFTVSRDEAVEAGKAVVEALAAVAAAGRVEDAEADGFTVVREQLTRTAAARSRAGAGSAQVSHEVDALRPPVVDLLVADLSQASAEHVRECATAATVLMGTLRLVVMESALNEGRALIDRQRMELLEMATPVIKLWDGIVAVPLIGTLDSARSQVVMETLLESVVDQHARFAILDITGVPTVDSLVAQHLMKTVAAARLMGAECVVSGIRPAIAQTIVHLGLDLGTVVTRASLADALAYALDQQGSGIVDPAPRGAVAR, encoded by the coding sequence GTGCCGGAGCACGAAACGGCAGGACAGCACGGATCGCCGGCGCGGGAGGTCGGGGACTTCCTGCGGCGCCGCCGCGAGCAGATCGCCCAGCGGTGGGCCGACACCCCCTTGTTCCGTACGGTCTTCACCGTGTCCAGGGACGAAGCGGTGGAAGCCGGCAAGGCGGTCGTCGAGGCCCTTGCCGCGGTGGCCGCGGCCGGACGCGTCGAGGACGCCGAGGCGGACGGATTCACCGTGGTGCGCGAGCAGTTGACGCGCACGGCGGCCGCCCGGTCTCGCGCCGGTGCCGGCTCGGCACAGGTGTCGCACGAGGTGGACGCCCTGCGGCCGCCCGTCGTGGATCTCCTCGTGGCCGACCTGTCGCAGGCGTCCGCCGAGCACGTACGGGAGTGCGCGACCGCGGCGACCGTACTGATGGGCACGCTGCGGCTGGTCGTCATGGAGTCGGCGCTGAACGAGGGCCGGGCACTCATCGACCGGCAGCGGATGGAACTGCTGGAGATGGCCACGCCCGTGATCAAGCTCTGGGACGGCATCGTCGCCGTACCGCTGATCGGCACGCTCGACAGCGCCCGCAGCCAGGTGGTGATGGAGACGCTCCTGGAGTCCGTCGTCGACCAGCACGCGCGCTTCGCGATCCTGGACATCACCGGTGTGCCGACCGTCGACTCCCTCGTGGCGCAGCACCTGATGAAGACGGTCGCGGCCGCGCGGCTGATGGGAGCGGAGTGCGTCGTCTCCGGCATCCGGCCGGCCATCGCGCAGACCATCGTCCACCTCGGCCTCGACCTGGGCACGGTGGTCACCCGCGCCAGCCTCGCCGACGCCCTGGCGTACGCGCTCGACCAGCAGGGCTCCGGCATCGTGGACCCGGCGCCCCGTGGGGCGGTCGCGCGGTGA
- a CDS encoding STAS domain-containing protein, with translation MSIAQNPLSVEVALPREGIALLTVEGHLDIDTATGLQHHLANQFQHGRRHFLLDLSAVPFMDSSGMNIIIRAYQQTRESSGSVHIIGPPPAVRRILDLTGVSITVPVSDTVDDALALVDEPRNEPEL, from the coding sequence GTGTCCATTGCCCAGAACCCGCTGTCCGTCGAGGTCGCGCTGCCTCGCGAGGGCATCGCCCTGCTCACGGTCGAGGGCCATCTGGACATCGACACCGCGACAGGGCTGCAGCATCATCTGGCGAACCAGTTCCAGCACGGCCGCCGGCACTTCCTGCTCGATCTCTCGGCCGTGCCCTTCATGGACTCGTCCGGGATGAACATCATCATCAGGGCGTACCAGCAGACCCGGGAGTCCTCGGGGAGCGTGCACATCATCGGGCCACCGCCGGCCGTGCGGCGGATCCTGGACCTCACAGGGGTCAGCATCACCGTGCCGGTGTCGGACACCGTCGACGACGCACTCGCTCTCGTGGACGAGCCGCGGAACGAGCCCGAACTCTGA